From Bacillus pumilus, one genomic window encodes:
- the hisB gene encoding imidazoleglycerol-phosphate dehydratase HisB has translation MRQAETARQTNETNISLALEIDGEGKADIQTDVPFMTHMLDLFTKHGHFNLTVDAKGDTDVDDHHTTEDIGIVLGQMFKEALGDKKGIKRYGSSFVPMDETLAQVVVDLSNRPHLEMRAAFPSQKVGTFDTELVHEFLWKFALEARINLHVIVHYGTNTHHMIEAIFKAMARALDEATTIDPRVKGIPSTKGML, from the coding sequence ATGAGACAGGCGGAAACAGCGAGACAAACAAATGAAACGAATATTTCGTTAGCGTTAGAGATTGATGGGGAAGGAAAAGCAGATATTCAAACAGATGTCCCTTTTATGACACACATGCTTGATTTATTTACGAAGCATGGACACTTTAATTTGACCGTCGATGCGAAAGGAGATACGGATGTTGATGATCACCACACAACAGAAGATATCGGCATCGTGCTTGGGCAAATGTTTAAGGAAGCGTTAGGTGATAAAAAGGGAATTAAGCGGTATGGCTCCAGCTTTGTTCCGATGGATGAAACGCTTGCCCAGGTCGTGGTCGACTTAAGCAATCGCCCTCATTTGGAAATGAGAGCGGCCTTTCCAAGTCAAAAGGTCGGTACCTTTGATACAGAGCTTGTGCATGAGTTTCTTTGGAAGTTTGCGCTAGAAGCTCGTATAAATCTTCATGTGATTGTTCACTACGGAACCAATACGCACCATATGATTGAAGCCATTTTTAAAGCGATGGCACGTGCCCTAGATGAGGCAACAACCATTGATCCACGTGTGAAAGGGATTCCTTCGACAAAGGGGATGCTCTAA
- the hisG gene encoding ATP phosphoribosyltransferase, with protein sequence MGKVLTMAMPKGRIFEEAAGLLRQAGYQLPEEFEDSRKLIIDVPEENLRFILAKPMDVTTYVEHGVADVGIAGKDVMLEEARDVYEVLDLNISKCHLAVAGLPGASWGGVAPRVATKYPNVASSYFREQGEQVEIIKLNGSIELAPLIGLADRIVDIVSTGQTLKENGLVETEHICDITSRFIVNPVSYRMKDAVIDEMAQRLARIIEGEETS encoded by the coding sequence ATGGGTAAAGTGTTGACGATGGCGATGCCAAAGGGCCGGATATTTGAAGAAGCAGCTGGGTTGTTGAGACAGGCGGGATATCAGCTGCCAGAGGAATTCGAGGATTCAAGAAAGTTAATCATTGATGTACCGGAAGAAAACCTCCGCTTTATTTTAGCGAAGCCAATGGATGTGACAACTTATGTCGAGCACGGTGTAGCGGATGTTGGCATTGCAGGGAAGGATGTCATGCTCGAAGAAGCTCGTGATGTGTACGAAGTGCTCGATTTAAACATCAGCAAATGCCATTTAGCGGTTGCCGGATTACCGGGAGCCAGCTGGGGCGGTGTCGCGCCGCGTGTGGCAACAAAGTACCCAAATGTCGCATCTTCCTATTTTAGAGAACAAGGGGAGCAGGTGGAGATCATTAAGCTGAATGGTTCCATTGAATTAGCACCGCTCATCGGACTCGCCGATCGTATTGTTGACATTGTCTCTACAGGTCAAACACTCAAGGAAAATGGACTTGTTGAAACGGAGCATATTTGTGATATTACGTCACGGTTTATTGTCAATCCTGTGAGCTATCGGATGAAGGATGCGGTGATCGATGAAATGGCGCAGCGCCTTGCAAGAATCATTGAAGGGGAGGAAACATCATGA
- a CDS encoding ATP phosphoribosyltransferase regulatory subunit — MFMFEKPYGMRDSLPGLYETKKKVRHSLTEVMNGWGYRLMETPTLEFYDTVGVQSAITDTQLFKLLDQNGQTLVLRPDMTGPIARVAASKLHEQAYPLRVGYAANVFRAQEREGGRPSEFEQVGIELIGDGSISADAEVIALVVFALKNAGLKSFKIAIGHVALAETLFVDVLGNTERANVLRRFLYEKNYVGYRQHVKQLPLSSIDKTRLLQLLELRGGQEVTERAKEIVVSQEGKEVLTQLKSLWETLEDYGCTEYIRLDLSMVSHMSYYTGILFEVFADHVGSVIGSGGRYDQLLAHFDAPAPATGFGLRLDRLLEALDAKEINEPQEAVIFSKEQRLEAFAFAEKERSKGKKIVLQDLAGIENIDAMTKAFEQVTYFIGARKGESNG; from the coding sequence ATGTTTATGTTTGAGAAACCATATGGTATGCGGGATTCATTACCAGGATTGTATGAGACGAAGAAAAAAGTGAGACATTCATTAACAGAGGTCATGAATGGCTGGGGTTACCGTTTGATGGAGACACCAACGCTTGAATTTTACGATACAGTCGGTGTTCAATCGGCGATTACAGATACACAGCTCTTTAAGCTTTTAGATCAGAACGGGCAAACCCTTGTACTCAGACCTGATATGACGGGACCTATTGCGAGAGTGGCGGCTTCAAAGCTTCATGAACAGGCGTATCCGCTTCGCGTTGGGTATGCGGCCAATGTGTTCCGGGCGCAGGAAAGAGAAGGCGGAAGGCCATCAGAATTTGAGCAGGTCGGAATTGAGTTGATTGGTGATGGGTCGATTAGTGCAGATGCTGAAGTGATCGCGCTTGTCGTATTTGCATTAAAAAATGCCGGGCTAAAGTCCTTCAAAATCGCGATCGGGCATGTCGCTTTAGCAGAGACGTTATTTGTAGATGTATTGGGAAATACAGAGCGTGCAAACGTCCTCCGCCGATTCTTATATGAAAAGAATTATGTAGGATACCGCCAGCATGTGAAGCAATTGCCACTCTCCTCCATCGATAAAACGAGGCTGTTACAGCTTTTAGAGTTAAGAGGCGGCCAGGAAGTCACAGAGCGGGCAAAGGAAATCGTCGTTTCACAAGAGGGAAAAGAGGTGCTCACACAGTTAAAATCGCTTTGGGAGACACTTGAAGATTACGGCTGTACAGAATATATCCGTTTAGATTTAAGCATGGTGAGTCATATGAGCTACTACACGGGCATTTTGTTTGAAGTATTTGCAGATCATGTTGGGTCAGTCATCGGAAGTGGCGGCAGATATGACCAATTGCTGGCTCATTTTGATGCACCTGCACCAGCTACAGGATTCGGACTTCGATTAGACCGTCTGCTTGAAGCGCTTGATGCAAAAGAAATCAATGAGCCGCAGGAGGCAGTGATTTTTAGTAAAGAACAACGGCTGGAGGCTTTTGCTTTTGCAGAAAAGGAGCGGTCAAAAGGGAAAAAGATCGTCCTGCAAGACTTAGCAGGGATTGAAAATATTGACGCGATGACCAAGGCATTTGAGCAGGTGACTTATTTTATCGGCGCTAGAAAGGGAGAGTCAAATGGGTAA
- a CDS encoding Rrf2 family transcriptional regulator, whose amino-acid sequence MKISSRFTVAVHILALLSLEKGSLQTSEDIAGSVNTNPVVIRRIMSKLKKAGLISTSLGKGGSQLNRSEDDITLLDVYKAVEVVDEGELFQIHESPNPDCPIGANIQAVLELILCRAQSAMEQVLAEIKLSELTQVLIKKIG is encoded by the coding sequence ATGAAAATCAGCAGCAGATTCACTGTCGCTGTCCATATTCTGGCCTTGCTATCACTTGAAAAAGGATCATTACAGACATCGGAGGATATCGCGGGAAGTGTGAATACAAACCCAGTGGTCATCCGCCGCATTATGAGTAAATTAAAAAAAGCAGGCCTAATCTCAACGAGTCTTGGCAAAGGTGGTTCTCAGCTGAACCGCAGTGAAGACGACATCACGCTGCTGGATGTGTATAAAGCGGTTGAAGTGGTGGATGAGGGAGAGTTGTTTCAAATCCATGAAAGCCCAAATCCTGACTGTCCGATCGGTGCGAATATCCAGGCTGTGCTTGAGTTAATCTTGTGCCGCGCTCAAAGTGCGATGGAGCAAGTGCTTGCTGAGATCAAATTAAGTGAACTAACGCAGGTGTTAATCAAAAAAATTGGATGA
- the ppaX gene encoding pyrophosphatase PpaX — MNESTINTVLFDLDGTLINTNELIIASFQHTLDHYYPGQYSREEILHFIGPSLFDTFSAMDPELTDDMIQMYRTFNHEQHDLLVTEYETVLDTLKVLQDQGFKLGIVTTKIRDTVLMGLKLTGLEPFFEVIVTLDDVQNEKPHPEPVQLALSKLGSDPHEAVMVGDNYHDILSGQAAGTKTAGVAWSIKGEEALLKHRPDFMLKKMSDLLAIVGAD; from the coding sequence ATGAACGAATCAACTATTAACACCGTGCTATTTGATTTAGATGGCACATTAATCAATACGAATGAATTAATTATTGCTTCATTTCAACATACGCTTGATCATTATTATCCTGGTCAGTACAGCCGTGAAGAGATCCTTCATTTCATTGGTCCATCATTGTTTGATACATTCTCTGCGATGGACCCTGAGCTAACGGATGATATGATTCAGATGTACCGAACGTTTAATCATGAACAGCATGATCTGCTTGTGACTGAATATGAGACTGTTTTAGACACATTAAAAGTCCTGCAGGATCAAGGATTTAAACTTGGGATAGTCACAACAAAAATACGTGATACGGTTTTAATGGGTTTGAAGCTGACAGGTTTAGAGCCATTCTTTGAGGTGATTGTGACGCTCGATGATGTCCAAAATGAGAAGCCGCATCCAGAACCTGTCCAGCTGGCATTATCCAAGCTTGGCAGTGATCCACATGAAGCGGTGATGGTCGGCGATAATTATCACGATATTTTGTCTGGTCAAGCGGCAGGGACAAAAACAGCAGGTGTTGCTTGGTCGATTAAGGGAGAAGAGGCCCTTTTAAAGCATCGCCCTGATTTCATGCTGAAGAAAATGAGTGATCTCCTGGCGATTGTTGGAGCTGATTGA
- a CDS encoding nucleoside recognition domain-containing protein: MGETWKNGLKAGLSTTWTLGKVIFPVTILVSILQHTPVMDWIIQFIRPFMGLFGLSGEAAIPLVLGNVLNLYAGIAAILTLDLPVKEVFILAVMLSFCHNLIIESTVAAKVGLRVSVILLVRISLAVISAIVIHLVWQGGQEPAQYGLLTAAQTADVPSSWYMIVLVALQKAVLGVLQLACIVIPLMIIIQFMRDLGWLHTLSKWLSPFTRMLGMKENTSMTMVAGLTIGLAYGAGVMMKAVEEDGVSKKDLTLAFIFLVACHAVVEDTLIFIPLGIPVWPLLVIRLISAILLTAAISYIWRKRELAAVRKEAI, translated from the coding sequence ATGGGAGAGACATGGAAAAACGGCTTAAAAGCAGGGCTATCGACAACTTGGACACTTGGAAAAGTCATCTTTCCGGTTACCATTCTCGTCAGTATCTTGCAGCATACGCCTGTTATGGATTGGATCATACAATTCATACGGCCATTTATGGGGTTGTTTGGTCTTTCAGGAGAAGCGGCCATTCCGCTTGTATTAGGAAATGTGCTGAACTTGTATGCGGGCATAGCCGCCATTCTGACACTAGATCTTCCTGTGAAGGAAGTGTTCATTTTGGCCGTGATGCTGTCCTTTTGCCATAACCTGATCATCGAATCGACAGTGGCAGCAAAGGTTGGACTCAGAGTGTCTGTCATTTTGCTGGTCAGAATCAGCCTTGCTGTTATTTCGGCTATTGTCATTCATCTCGTTTGGCAGGGAGGCCAGGAGCCGGCACAATATGGACTGCTGACGGCAGCTCAGACGGCTGATGTGCCTTCCAGCTGGTACATGATTGTCCTTGTCGCTTTACAAAAAGCCGTACTCGGTGTGCTCCAGCTCGCCTGTATCGTCATCCCTCTCATGATCATCATTCAATTCATGAGAGATTTAGGATGGCTCCATACGCTGTCTAAGTGGCTGTCTCCATTTACGAGAATGCTTGGAATGAAAGAAAATACGTCGATGACAATGGTAGCTGGATTAACCATCGGTCTGGCATACGGAGCCGGCGTGATGATGAAGGCAGTGGAAGAGGACGGCGTGAGTAAAAAGGATTTAACCCTTGCCTTTATTTTCCTTGTTGCCTGCCATGCAGTGGTCGAAGATACGCTGATATTTATTCCACTTGGGATTCCTGTGTGGCCGCTTCTTGTCATCCGTCTGATATCTGCTATTTTATTAACAGCTGCCATTAGCTATATTTGGCGGAAGCGGGAGCTTGCAGCTGTTAGAAAGGAAGCCATATGA
- a CDS encoding NAD(P)-dependent oxidoreductase, with the protein MKIGIIGATGKAGQEIVKEAQSRGHEVTAIVRDAQKVTNSSVAVIEKDVFHLQAEDIKGFDVIVNAFGAPAGQEHLHVEAGKKLIDILKEISDTRLIVVGGAGSLFVDEAQTTRLVDTPEFPKEYVATASQQGENLKDLQQTEGLKWTFLSPAAFFDPAGKRTGSYVKGKDQLIVNSKGDSYVSYADYAIALVDEIEQAAHVGERFTVVSEAE; encoded by the coding sequence ATGAAGATTGGTATTATTGGCGCTACAGGTAAAGCAGGACAGGAAATTGTAAAAGAGGCTCAATCTAGAGGACATGAAGTGACAGCCATCGTTCGAGATGCACAAAAGGTGACTAATTCATCCGTAGCTGTTATCGAGAAGGATGTGTTTCATTTACAAGCAGAAGACATCAAAGGCTTTGATGTCATCGTCAATGCATTTGGTGCACCTGCTGGACAAGAGCACCTTCACGTAGAGGCTGGGAAAAAGCTTATTGATATTTTGAAAGAGATATCGGATACGCGTTTAATCGTTGTGGGCGGAGCAGGCAGTCTATTTGTTGATGAGGCTCAAACAACAAGACTTGTTGATACACCAGAATTTCCAAAGGAGTATGTGGCGACTGCTTCACAGCAAGGTGAAAACCTAAAAGATCTTCAACAGACCGAAGGATTAAAATGGACTTTCCTCAGCCCTGCTGCATTCTTTGACCCAGCAGGCAAACGCACAGGTTCTTATGTGAAAGGGAAAGACCAGCTGATTGTCAATTCTAAAGGTGACAGCTATGTGAGCTATGCCGACTACGCCATTGCCCTTGTCGATGAAATTGAGCAGGCTGCCCATGTTGGAGAACGTTTTACCGTTGTATCTGAAGCAGAATAA
- a CDS encoding acyltransferase gives MRKTDRYPVKGVNSLRQVYRTVSFFKVVKNFIFIQIARYTPFMGMKNWIYRTFLRMKVGEDTAFALMVMVDLMFPEKIKVGRNSVIGYNTTILSHEYLIKEYRLGEVYIGDEVLIGANSTILPGVTIGDGAIVSAGTLVHKDVPAGSFVGGNPMRMIYTKEEMKARQSTSAE, from the coding sequence TTGAGAAAAACAGATCGTTATCCTGTAAAAGGGGTCAATTCGTTACGACAAGTCTATCGGACGGTTTCCTTTTTCAAAGTGGTGAAAAACTTTATTTTCATTCAAATAGCACGGTACACGCCTTTTATGGGAATGAAAAATTGGATATACCGAACCTTTCTTCGTATGAAGGTCGGCGAGGATACGGCGTTTGCCTTAATGGTCATGGTGGATCTCATGTTTCCTGAGAAAATCAAGGTCGGTCGAAATAGTGTGATTGGCTATAACACGACCATCTTGTCCCATGAGTATTTGATTAAAGAATACAGACTTGGGGAAGTCTATATTGGTGACGAAGTCTTAATTGGAGCTAATTCAACCATTTTACCTGGTGTAACCATTGGGGATGGGGCGATCGTATCGGCTGGTACACTTGTTCATAAGGATGTTCCAGCAGGCTCATTTGTTGGAGGAAATCCAATGCGCATGATTTATACGAAAGAAGAAATGAAAGCACGTCAATCTACGTCTGCTGAGTAG
- the hisD gene encoding histidinol dehydrogenase, whose product MNITYIQEGETETLSLKRTLDTGTEEQRLAVQRIIQEVRLNGDQAVQSFTKQFDGVLLEDPLVTEEEMTKASERMDPAMIQVIQTAIRHIRTYHERQLTSSWFYHQQDGSMLGQKVTPLDAVGVYVPGGTAAYPSSVLMNVIPALVAGVERIVLVTPPGKDGHLSDAVLAAAKELGISEMYKMGGAQAIAALAYGTESIQSVDKITGPGNIYVALAKREVFGQVDIDMIAGPSEIAVLADDTAMAREVAADLLSQAEHDALASSILVTPSKTLAENVQAEMKTQLDTLPRKSIAAQSIQNHGRIYVTDSMDRAVDVVNQLAPEHLEVLTAYPESLLGQIKHAGAIFLGRYSPEPVGDYFAGPNHVLPTNGTSRFSSPLGVTDFQKKTSIISYSQEAFETHRDSIAAFARLEGLEAHARSIESRKREESS is encoded by the coding sequence ATGAACATCACCTACATACAAGAAGGTGAGACAGAGACACTCTCACTCAAGCGGACTTTAGATACAGGCACGGAAGAGCAGCGCCTGGCTGTTCAGCGGATTATACAAGAAGTGAGGCTAAATGGTGATCAAGCGGTACAATCTTTTACAAAGCAATTTGATGGAGTGCTGCTTGAAGATCCGCTTGTCACAGAGGAGGAAATGACAAAAGCCTCCGAACGCATGGACCCAGCCATGATTCAGGTGATCCAAACGGCTATCCGTCATATTCGCACATACCATGAGCGTCAGCTGACATCCTCTTGGTTTTATCACCAGCAGGATGGCTCGATGCTTGGACAAAAGGTGACACCGCTCGATGCAGTCGGTGTGTATGTCCCCGGCGGAACAGCTGCTTATCCCTCATCTGTTTTAATGAATGTGATTCCGGCGCTTGTCGCTGGTGTTGAACGAATTGTCCTTGTCACACCTCCAGGGAAAGATGGCCATCTCTCAGACGCTGTACTGGCTGCTGCAAAGGAGCTCGGTATTTCTGAGATGTATAAAATGGGCGGTGCGCAGGCGATTGCGGCACTTGCCTATGGAACAGAAAGCATCCAGTCTGTTGATAAAATCACAGGTCCAGGCAACATATATGTAGCGCTGGCAAAGCGGGAAGTATTTGGCCAGGTAGACATTGATATGATTGCCGGTCCAAGTGAAATTGCTGTTCTAGCAGACGATACAGCAATGGCACGTGAGGTGGCGGCCGATTTACTTTCGCAGGCAGAGCATGATGCACTGGCATCTAGTATTTTGGTGACACCGTCTAAGACACTTGCTGAAAACGTGCAGGCTGAGATGAAAACGCAGCTGGATACCTTGCCAAGAAAATCAATCGCCGCACAATCCATACAAAATCATGGCCGTATATACGTGACAGATTCCATGGATCGTGCAGTAGACGTCGTCAACCAGTTAGCGCCAGAGCATTTAGAAGTGCTGACAGCATATCCAGAATCACTTCTTGGTCAAATCAAGCATGCAGGGGCGATTTTTTTAGGGCGTTATAGCCCTGAGCCGGTGGGAGATTATTTTGCAGGACCAAATCACGTGCTGCCAACCAACGGAACGTCTAGATTCTCCAGCCCGCTTGGTGTGACCGATTTTCAAAAGAAAACGAGCATTATTTCATATAGTCAAGAAGCGTTTGAGACACACAGGGATAGCATTGCGGCTTTTGCCAGATTAGAAGGGCTCGAAGCGCATGCAAGGTCGATTGAATCGAGAAAGCGGGAGGAATCGTCATGA
- a CDS encoding C39 family peptidase yields the protein MKFIQTLILTLLCACLVYFGFIYVTQIDQVKKAASPHEAAKEKENDTALAAEETRSTKKTDNTYSSLKGSKKAMDVILYNQMDAPKLYNGCEVTSLAMLLHYSGYEQVTKDALANEIKRVPLNYENGLKGDPHDGFVGDMENGPGLGVYHEPIYQLAKKYAGAQVVDLSGKPVKKAIYQSLEKGYPVWVITTSTFDKIDNIETWNTPNGKIDVSFNMHSVVITGYDKEHVYLNNPYGEKNQKVDRDQFEDSWEQMGRQAIIIKA from the coding sequence GTGAAGTTCATCCAGACATTAATCTTAACTTTGTTGTGCGCATGCCTTGTTTATTTCGGCTTTATATACGTGACACAAATCGACCAAGTCAAGAAGGCAGCTTCACCACACGAAGCAGCCAAAGAAAAAGAAAACGATACGGCACTCGCAGCTGAAGAAACACGATCAACGAAAAAAACAGACAACACATATTCTTCTTTAAAAGGAAGTAAAAAAGCCATGGACGTCATCCTCTACAATCAAATGGATGCCCCAAAGCTTTATAATGGATGCGAAGTCACAAGCTTAGCGATGCTTCTTCATTACAGCGGTTATGAGCAAGTGACGAAAGACGCATTGGCAAATGAAATCAAACGTGTTCCGCTCAATTATGAAAATGGCTTAAAAGGAGACCCGCATGACGGGTTTGTAGGCGATATGGAGAATGGACCAGGTCTTGGTGTTTACCATGAACCTATTTATCAGCTTGCGAAAAAATATGCGGGCGCTCAAGTCGTCGACTTAAGCGGAAAACCTGTCAAAAAAGCCATCTATCAATCACTTGAAAAAGGGTATCCTGTTTGGGTGATTACCACATCCACCTTCGACAAAATAGATAACATCGAAACATGGAATACCCCGAATGGCAAAATAGATGTGAGCTTTAATATGCATAGCGTGGTCATCACGGGCTATGACAAGGAACATGTCTACCTAAATAACCCATACGGTGAAAAGAATCAAAAAGTCGATCGCGATCAGTTTGAGGATTCTTGGGAACAGATGGGCCGGCAGGCGATTATCATTAAAGCGTAG